A DNA window from Paenibacillus sp. HWE-109 contains the following coding sequences:
- the nfsA gene encoding oxygen-insensitive NADPH nitroreductase, which produces MNEIISLLQNHRSIRKFTNQPVSQDQLNAILASAQAASTSSNMQAYSVIHVTDEGLKSQLAAWAGNQSYVSECPLFLVWCADLHRYEQAVQRHGDTPVNGNAENFIVATVDAALAAQNAAVAAESLGFGVVYIGGLRNKPAEVSALLGLPQLVYPVFGMCIGVPDQEPLPRPRLPLEAVYHENRYTDNKVAVDEYDESIRDYMHVRSDGKVDTTWSKEMAAKAQRPREHMKAFLSTQGFEVE; this is translated from the coding sequence ATGAATGAAATCATTTCTTTACTGCAAAATCACCGCTCGATTCGTAAATTTACGAATCAACCCGTAAGTCAGGATCAGTTGAACGCGATTCTGGCGTCGGCGCAAGCTGCTTCGACCTCAAGCAACATGCAAGCTTACAGTGTTATCCATGTCACAGACGAAGGGCTCAAGAGCCAATTGGCTGCATGGGCCGGCAATCAATCCTATGTCAGCGAGTGTCCGCTATTTCTCGTTTGGTGCGCTGATTTGCATCGCTATGAGCAAGCTGTTCAGCGTCATGGCGACACGCCTGTCAACGGTAATGCGGAGAACTTCATCGTTGCCACTGTCGATGCGGCACTAGCTGCGCAGAACGCCGCTGTTGCGGCCGAGTCGCTGGGCTTCGGCGTGGTCTACATCGGCGGGCTGCGCAATAAGCCAGCCGAAGTTTCCGCGCTGCTAGGCTTGCCGCAGCTGGTGTACCCCGTCTTCGGCATGTGCATCGGCGTGCCGGATCAAGAGCCGCTGCCAAGGCCGCGGCTGCCGCTTGAGGCCGTATACCATGAGAATCGGTATACGGATAACAAAGTCGCGGTCGACGAGTACGACGAGAGCATCCGCGACTATATGCACGTACGCTCGGACGGCAAAGTCGATACGACCTGGTCCAAAGAAATGGCGGCCAAAGCGCAGCGGCCGCGCGAGCACATGAAAGCGTTCCTGAGCACGCAAGGCTTCGAAGTGGAGTAG